Proteins encoded within one genomic window of Nonomuraea gerenzanensis:
- a CDS encoding helix-turn-helix transcriptional regulator — MELLSSLTGLDVQGEMANRATHSRPIGRDAELSLLANAVSAAADGELRAVAVRGDPGMGKTRLLAELADLARAQGFSVHHGQATEFERDVPFGVYLAAFEPQPGERSRDAQRALTELLLDATGPSEARRAGLDRYRLFQRARRLIEDQGAAGPVAIVLDDLHWADQSSVELTEYLLRRPPRAPLLLATAYRAAQVPAGLARAVAQLGDATVHISLAPLEESDVAALLPEADRGRRRLLYRTTRGNPLYLQVLANAGADTLNALAEAGDAATGAPERALLDVLSTELTALTPEVRQVACAAAVAGEPISLDLVAAITGLPEPALDRAFDHLVGVGPVVEADASFRFRHPLVRAAAYWMAGAAWRLRAHDRAAGYLRTNGGPLQLLAHHTARSAQHGDVRAVRTLEAAAAAALDAAPSTAVRLLRTAIRLLPDEEDQAAWRVQLQWALGRALGVTGELAASRRILQEVMRAPGPLRIAAVSFSSMVYRLLGDLDEAKALLTTELTRPHTRDRSTSLAQVGLAAVELMGRDPGKARLAAAVAIQSLRGAGGEAEAAQPGSASGWEVSSVRDAGGEVPDAARSGRGAGDGPLEAAARTIHALASLRDGRVALSRDETDRAAWLTDAMTDDVLAPHLELIAPLGWVELHLRRYDDAARHLRRGLDIAYRAGRSHSVPYLLIAWSALHERQGRLSEAVSAAEEAREASRLIHSRETLAMSSILLLRPLLWRDGPRAALELAERISGARPRSGWWSDLARLDLALVHAEAGQPEHALAVLTEEEPADELIRTYSLSLQAVTTAGTLGGGGGGGGGGGGGGGGGGERARAEAGSLADLALSRAMESGLSHQLGFAHRAQAKVFMLAGRAQEAAAHAAQAADHFAAAGSPVEEGLTRQLAAELYAVLGSVVRVREEIGRAKSLYAAAGAAWLSAALARDERRLAARAPRRHRQSAGPLSTLTTRERQIADLAVGGLTNQQIAERLYLSPKTVEAHLSRTFAKLGVQSRVTLTQHLAADAQDQDD, encoded by the coding sequence ATGGAGCTGCTGTCCTCACTCACCGGACTGGATGTTCAGGGCGAGATGGCCAACAGAGCGACACACAGCAGGCCGATCGGCCGCGACGCTGAGCTCAGCCTCCTCGCGAACGCCGTGTCAGCCGCGGCCGACGGAGAGCTACGGGCCGTCGCGGTGCGGGGTGATCCGGGGATGGGGAAGACCCGGCTGCTCGCCGAACTCGCCGATCTGGCCCGGGCGCAGGGCTTCTCCGTGCATCACGGTCAGGCGACCGAGTTCGAGCGCGACGTGCCGTTCGGTGTCTACCTCGCCGCGTTCGAGCCTCAGCCGGGCGAACGCAGCCGCGACGCGCAGCGCGCGCTGACCGAGCTGCTGCTGGACGCCACCGGGCCGTCCGAGGCCCGGCGGGCGGGGCTCGACCGTTACCGGCTCTTCCAGCGGGCGCGGCGGCTCATCGAGGATCAGGGGGCCGCCGGTCCGGTCGCCATCGTGCTGGACGACCTGCACTGGGCGGATCAGTCGTCCGTGGAGCTGACCGAGTACCTGTTACGGCGCCCGCCGCGGGCGCCGTTGCTGCTGGCCACGGCGTATCGCGCGGCTCAGGTGCCGGCCGGTCTCGCCCGGGCCGTCGCGCAGCTCGGTGACGCGACGGTGCACATCAGTCTCGCGCCGCTGGAGGAGAGCGACGTGGCGGCGCTGTTGCCGGAGGCGGATCGGGGGCGGCGGCGGCTGCTGTACCGGACCACCCGCGGCAACCCGCTCTACCTTCAGGTGCTCGCCAACGCCGGTGCCGACACGCTCAACGCCCTCGCCGAGGCGGGGGACGCGGCGACCGGGGCGCCGGAGCGGGCCCTGCTCGACGTGCTCAGCACGGAGCTGACCGCCCTGACGCCGGAGGTCCGGCAGGTGGCGTGCGCGGCGGCGGTGGCCGGTGAGCCGATCTCGCTGGACCTCGTCGCGGCCATCACCGGGCTGCCGGAGCCCGCCCTCGACCGGGCCTTCGATCACCTGGTCGGGGTGGGGCCGGTGGTCGAGGCCGACGCCTCCTTCCGGTTCCGGCACCCCCTGGTGCGGGCCGCGGCGTACTGGATGGCGGGGGCGGCCTGGCGGTTGCGGGCGCACGACCGGGCAGCCGGGTACCTGCGTACCAACGGAGGGCCGCTGCAACTGCTGGCGCACCACACCGCGCGGTCGGCGCAGCACGGTGACGTGCGGGCGGTGCGGACGCTGGAGGCCGCGGCCGCGGCGGCCCTGGACGCCGCCCCGTCCACCGCCGTCCGGTTGTTGCGGACGGCGATCCGGTTGTTGCCGGACGAGGAGGATCAGGCCGCGTGGCGGGTGCAGCTGCAGTGGGCGCTGGGGCGGGCGCTGGGGGTCACCGGCGAGCTGGCGGCCAGCCGGCGGATCCTCCAAGAGGTGATGCGGGCGCCCGGGCCGTTGCGGATCGCGGCGGTCAGCTTCTCCTCGATGGTCTATCGCCTGCTCGGGGACCTGGACGAGGCGAAGGCGCTGCTCACCACCGAGCTGACCCGGCCGCACACGCGTGACCGGTCGACCAGCCTGGCCCAGGTGGGGCTGGCGGCGGTCGAGCTGATGGGGCGGGATCCGGGGAAGGCACGGCTGGCGGCTGCCGTCGCGATCCAGTCTCTGCGGGGTGCGGGTGGTGAGGCCGAAGCAGCTCAGCCCGGGAGTGCTTCGGGCTGGGAGGTCTCGTCAGTGAGAGACGCGGGCGGGGAGGTGCCGGATGCGGCTCGGTCCGGGAGGGGTGCGGGTGATGGGCCGCTGGAAGCGGCCGCCCGGACGATACACGCGCTGGCCAGCCTGCGTGACGGCCGTGTGGCGCTGAGCCGTGACGAGACCGATCGGGCGGCGTGGCTGACGGATGCCATGACCGACGACGTGCTGGCACCGCACCTGGAACTGATCGCGCCGCTGGGCTGGGTCGAGCTGCACCTGCGGCGCTACGACGACGCTGCGCGGCACCTGCGTCGCGGGCTGGACATCGCCTATCGTGCCGGGCGTAGCCACAGCGTGCCGTACCTGCTCATCGCCTGGTCCGCGCTGCACGAGCGGCAGGGGCGGCTGTCCGAGGCGGTGAGCGCCGCCGAGGAGGCGCGCGAGGCGTCCCGGCTGATCCACAGCCGGGAGACCCTGGCCATGTCCAGCATCCTGCTGTTGCGTCCGCTGCTGTGGCGGGACGGGCCGCGGGCCGCGCTGGAGCTGGCCGAGCGCATCTCCGGGGCTCGGCCCAGGTCGGGCTGGTGGTCCGACCTGGCGCGGCTGGATCTCGCGCTGGTCCACGCCGAGGCCGGGCAGCCGGAGCACGCTCTGGCCGTGTTGACGGAGGAGGAGCCGGCCGACGAGCTGATCAGGACGTACAGCCTGTCCTTGCAGGCGGTGACCACCGCAGGGACCCTTGGCGGTGGCGGTGGCGGTGGCGGTGGCGGTGGCGGTGGCGGTGGCGGCGGTGGCGAGCGGGCGCGGGCCGAAGCCGGTTCGCTCGCCGACCTCGCCCTGTCCCGGGCCATGGAGTCGGGTCTGTCCCATCAACTGGGGTTCGCACATCGGGCCCAGGCGAAGGTGTTCATGCTCGCCGGGCGCGCGCAGGAGGCCGCCGCACACGCGGCACAGGCTGCCGACCACTTCGCCGCCGCGGGGTCGCCGGTCGAGGAGGGGCTCACGCGGCAACTCGCCGCCGAGCTGTATGCCGTTCTGGGCTCGGTGGTGCGGGTGCGTGAGGAGATCGGGCGGGCCAAGTCGCTGTACGCCGCCGCCGGGGCCGCCTGGTTGTCGGCCGCGCTGGCGCGTGACGAGCGGCGGCTGGCCGCCCGGGCGCCACGGAGGCACCGGCAGTCGGCCGGTCCGCTGTCCACGCTCACCACCCGCGAACGGCAGATCGCCGACCTGGCGGTGGGCGGGCTGACGAACCAGCAGATCGCGGAGCGGCTGTACCTGAGCCCCAAGACGGTGGAGGCGCACCTCTCCCGTACCTTCGCCAAGCTCGGCGTCCAGTCGCGCGTCACGCTCACCCAGCACCTGGCCGCGGACGCGCAGGACCAGGACGATTGA
- a CDS encoding succinate dehydrogenase/fumarate reductase iron-sulfur subunit, whose product MNLTLRVWRQSGPSDKGRMVTYKVEDVSPDMSFLEMLDVLNEKLILEGDDPIAFDHDCREGICGMCGMVINGVAHGEQRATTTCQLHMRHFEDGAEITIEPWRAAPFPVVKDLVVDRSSFDRIIQAGGFVSVPAGSAPDAHSVPVRKEDADAAFDAATCIGCGACVAACPNGSASLFTAAKITHLSLLPQGQPERLSRAKAMVDQMDAEGFGGCTNTGECTAVCPKGIPLDTIAQMNSDYLKANAK is encoded by the coding sequence GTGAATCTGACCCTGCGCGTTTGGCGTCAGAGCGGACCCTCGGACAAGGGCCGCATGGTGACGTACAAGGTTGAGGACGTCTCCCCGGACATGTCGTTCCTGGAGATGCTGGACGTCCTGAACGAGAAGCTCATCCTGGAGGGCGACGACCCGATCGCCTTCGACCACGACTGCCGCGAGGGCATCTGCGGCATGTGCGGCATGGTCATCAACGGCGTCGCCCACGGCGAGCAGCGCGCCACGACCACCTGCCAGCTGCACATGCGCCACTTCGAGGACGGCGCCGAGATCACCATCGAGCCGTGGCGCGCGGCCCCGTTCCCGGTGGTCAAGGACCTGGTGGTGGACCGCAGCTCGTTCGACCGGATCATCCAGGCGGGGGGCTTCGTCTCCGTGCCGGCCGGCTCGGCGCCGGACGCCCACAGCGTCCCGGTGCGCAAGGAGGACGCGGACGCGGCCTTCGACGCCGCCACCTGCATCGGGTGCGGCGCGTGCGTGGCCGCCTGCCCGAACGGCTCCGCCTCCCTGTTCACGGCCGCCAAGATCACCCACCTCAGCTTGTTGCCGCAGGGGCAGCCGGAGCGGCTGTCGCGGGCCAAGGCGATGGTGGACCAGATGGACGCTGAGGGCTTCGGCGGCTGCACGAACACGGGGGAGTGCACGGCGGTGTGCCCGAAGGGGATTCCGCTGGACACGATCGCCCAGATGAACAGCGACTACCTCAAGGCCAACGCCAAGTAG
- a CDS encoding fumarate reductase/succinate dehydrogenase flavoprotein subunit, protein MKFTEGPEIRDTKAPEGPIEERWEKRKFSAKLVNPANKRKLNVIVVGTGLAGGSAAATLGELGYNVKSFCYQDSPRRAHSIAAQGGINAAKNYRGDGDSIYRLFYDTVKGGDFRARESNVYRLAQVSVNIIDQAVAQGVPFAREYGGLLDTRSFGGAQVSRTFYARGQTGQQLLLGAYQALERQVAAGTVEMHTRHEMLDLIVSDGRARGVIVRDMVTGEIERHLADAVVLATGGYGNVFFLSTNAKGCNTTAIWRAHERGAYFANPCYTQIHPTCIPVSGEYQSKLTLMSESLRNDGRVWVPLRKNDERAPGDIPEDERDYYLERIYPSFGNLVPRDIASRAAKNVCDEGRGVGPGGLGVYLDFRDAINRLGRDAVEKKYGNLFEMYERITGENPYDVPMRIYPAVHYTMGGLWVDYDLQSTIPGLFVIGEANFSDHGANRLGASALMQGLADGYFVLPTTIGDYLANGPYGDVDEEAVAEAEIKVRTRIDRLLAVNGTRTPDSFHRELGKLMWDYCGMERTEESLRKALERIPELREEFWQNVKVSGTAEELNQVLEKAGRVADFFDLAELMCLDALVRTESCGGHFRAESQDADGEALRDDENFAHVSAWEHSPEGPVLHKEALEYEYVKMTQRSYK, encoded by the coding sequence GTGAAGTTCACCGAAGGCCCCGAGATCCGGGACACCAAGGCGCCCGAGGGCCCGATCGAGGAGCGCTGGGAGAAGCGCAAGTTCAGCGCCAAGCTGGTCAACCCGGCCAACAAGCGCAAGCTCAACGTGATCGTCGTCGGCACCGGCCTGGCGGGCGGCTCCGCGGCGGCGACCCTGGGCGAGCTGGGCTACAACGTCAAGTCCTTCTGCTACCAGGACTCCCCGCGCCGCGCCCACTCCATCGCCGCGCAGGGCGGCATCAACGCCGCCAAGAACTACCGCGGCGACGGCGACTCGATCTACCGCCTGTTCTACGACACCGTGAAGGGCGGCGACTTCCGCGCCCGCGAGTCGAACGTCTACCGCCTCGCCCAGGTCTCGGTGAACATCATCGACCAGGCCGTGGCCCAGGGCGTGCCGTTCGCCCGCGAGTACGGCGGCCTGCTCGACACCCGCTCCTTCGGCGGCGCCCAGGTCTCCCGTACCTTCTACGCCCGTGGCCAGACGGGGCAGCAGCTCCTGCTGGGCGCGTACCAGGCGCTGGAGCGGCAGGTCGCGGCCGGGACCGTCGAGATGCACACCCGGCACGAGATGCTCGACCTGATCGTCTCCGACGGGCGGGCGCGCGGCGTCATCGTGCGCGACATGGTCACCGGCGAGATCGAGCGCCACCTGGCCGACGCCGTGGTGCTGGCCACCGGCGGCTACGGGAACGTGTTCTTCCTGTCCACGAACGCCAAGGGTTGCAACACCACCGCCATCTGGCGGGCGCACGAGCGCGGCGCGTACTTCGCCAACCCCTGCTACACGCAGATCCACCCGACCTGCATCCCGGTGTCGGGCGAGTACCAGTCGAAGCTGACGCTGATGTCGGAGTCGCTGCGCAACGACGGCCGCGTCTGGGTGCCGCTGCGCAAGAACGACGAGCGCGCCCCCGGCGACATCCCCGAGGACGAGCGCGACTACTACCTGGAGCGCATCTACCCGAGCTTCGGCAACCTGGTGCCGCGCGACATCGCCTCCCGCGCCGCCAAGAACGTCTGCGACGAGGGTCGCGGTGTCGGCCCCGGCGGCCTGGGCGTGTACCTGGACTTCCGGGACGCGATCAACCGCCTCGGCCGCGACGCCGTCGAGAAGAAGTACGGCAACCTCTTCGAGATGTACGAGCGCATCACCGGCGAGAACCCCTACGACGTGCCGATGCGCATCTACCCCGCCGTGCACTACACGATGGGCGGCCTGTGGGTGGACTACGACCTGCAGTCCACGATCCCCGGCCTGTTCGTCATCGGCGAGGCCAACTTCTCCGACCACGGCGCCAACCGCCTCGGCGCGTCCGCGCTGATGCAGGGCCTGGCCGACGGCTACTTCGTGCTGCCGACCACCATCGGCGACTACCTCGCCAACGGCCCCTACGGGGACGTGGACGAGGAGGCCGTGGCCGAGGCCGAGATCAAGGTCCGCACCAGGATCGACCGCCTGCTCGCCGTCAACGGCACCCGCACGCCCGACTCCTTCCACCGCGAGCTGGGCAAGCTCATGTGGGACTACTGCGGCATGGAGCGCACCGAGGAGTCGCTGCGCAAGGCGCTGGAGCGCATCCCCGAGCTGCGCGAGGAGTTCTGGCAGAACGTCAAGGTGTCCGGCACCGCCGAGGAGCTGAACCAGGTGCTGGAGAAGGCCGGCCGCGTCGCCGACTTCTTCGACCTGGCCGAGCTGATGTGCCTGGACGCCCTCGTCCGCACGGAGTCCTGCGGCGGCCACTTCCGCGCCGAGTCCCAGGACGCCGACGGCGAGGCCCTGCGCGACGACGAGAACTTCGCGCACGTGTCGGCCTGGGAGCACTCCCCGGAGGGGCCGGTGCTGCACAAGGAAGCGCTCGAGTACGAGTACGTCAAGATGACCCAGCGGAGCTACAAGTGA
- a CDS encoding succinate dehydrogenase cytochrome b subunit codes for MTATIERGSATAPVNTPASKKTPTPKRPGGFLGSSNGKKVVMAVTGAVMVSFLVLHMLGNLKIFFGRESFNDYAHWLRTLLEPFAPYRTVLTILEIGLVVSVVLHMWAAISLSRRAGKARPVKYVAKKSQANGYATHIMRWGGVTIVLFVVWHLLDLTFGVVNPAGTASSAADRMIDGFDPSRWWVTLIYVVAVVMVGLHLRHGVWSAFQTLGWANKDRNKALRATAGLLSAVLVIGFLVPPLAIMFGVVK; via the coding sequence GTGACTGCCACGATAGAGCGCGGCTCCGCCACCGCGCCTGTTAACACCCCTGCTTCCAAGAAGACTCCAACGCCGAAGCGGCCGGGCGGGTTCCTCGGCTCGTCCAACGGCAAGAAAGTCGTCATGGCCGTCACGGGCGCCGTGATGGTGAGCTTCCTCGTGCTCCACATGCTGGGCAACCTGAAGATCTTCTTCGGCCGTGAGTCCTTCAACGACTACGCCCACTGGCTGCGCACGCTGCTTGAGCCGTTCGCGCCGTACCGCACGGTTCTGACGATCCTGGAGATCGGCCTCGTCGTCTCGGTCGTCCTGCACATGTGGGCCGCGATCTCGCTGTCCCGCCGCGCGGGCAAGGCCAGGCCCGTCAAGTACGTGGCCAAGAAGTCGCAGGCGAACGGCTACGCCACGCACATCATGCGCTGGGGCGGCGTGACGATCGTGCTCTTCGTGGTCTGGCACCTGCTCGACCTGACCTTCGGCGTCGTCAACCCGGCGGGCACCGCCTCGTCCGCGGCCGACCGGATGATCGACGGCTTCGACCCGTCCCGCTGGTGGGTCACGCTCATCTACGTCGTGGCCGTCGTCATGGTCGGCCTGCACCTGCGCCACGGCGTCTGGAGCGCCTTCCAGACCCTCGGCTGGGCCAACAAGGACCGCAACAAGGCGCTGCGCGCCACCGCCGGGCTGCTCTCCGCCGTCCTGGTGATCGGCTTCCTGGTCCCGCCCCTCGCGATCATGTTCGGAGTTGTCAAGTGA
- a CDS encoding LysR family transcriptional regulator, which produces MQLQQLAYFVAVAETRHFTQAAERMRVAQPSLSKQIKALEDDLGARLFSRARGNVTLTAAGEALLPLARRILADADTARQEVAQLAGLRRGRVRLGATPSLCAGLLADALARFHRAYPGIELLVEEGGSRDLIRALARGQLDLSLIIMPLQSDDPALVTEEILRENLVVVSPSHEQIKGPYLHIEDLRGRPMVMFRRGYDLREATLAACRQAGFEPRFAVQGGEMDAVLRFVEAGLGVAVVPSMVLDGRPGLLGTPLAPPGLSRTIALAHRKDVEPTRAAQAFRETLLAFVVEAGHEGTLPQGVALIAE; this is translated from the coding sequence ATGCAGTTGCAGCAGCTCGCGTACTTCGTGGCGGTGGCGGAGACCCGGCACTTCACCCAGGCGGCCGAGCGCATGCGGGTCGCCCAGCCGTCGCTCAGCAAGCAGATCAAGGCGCTGGAGGACGATCTCGGCGCGCGCCTGTTCTCGCGGGCGCGCGGCAACGTCACGCTGACCGCCGCCGGTGAGGCGCTGCTGCCGCTGGCCCGCCGCATCCTGGCCGACGCCGACACCGCCAGGCAGGAGGTGGCCCAGCTCGCCGGGCTGCGCCGGGGCCGGGTGCGCCTGGGCGCCACGCCGTCGCTGTGCGCGGGGCTGCTGGCCGACGCGCTGGCCCGCTTCCACCGCGCCTACCCGGGCATCGAGTTGCTGGTGGAGGAGGGCGGCTCGCGCGACCTGATCAGGGCGCTGGCCAGGGGGCAGCTCGACCTGTCGCTGATCATCATGCCGCTGCAGAGCGACGACCCCGCGCTGGTCACCGAGGAGATCCTGCGCGAGAACCTCGTGGTCGTCTCACCGTCCCACGAGCAGATCAAGGGCCCCTACCTGCACATCGAGGACCTGCGCGGCAGACCGATGGTGATGTTCAGGCGCGGCTACGACCTGCGGGAGGCCACGCTGGCGGCGTGCCGGCAGGCCGGGTTCGAGCCCAGGTTCGCGGTGCAGGGCGGGGAGATGGACGCGGTGCTGCGGTTCGTGGAGGCCGGGCTGGGGGTGGCGGTGGTGCCGTCGATGGTGCTCGACGGCAGGCCGGGGCTGCTCGGCACGCCGCTGGCGCCGCCGGGGCTGAGCCGTACGATCGCGCTGGCCCACCGCAAGGATGTCGAGCCGACCAGGGCCGCACAGGCGTTCAGGGAGACGCTGCTGGCCTTCGTGGTCGAGGCCGGTCACGAAGGCACGCTTCCACAAGGGGTGGCGCTCATCGCAGAATGA
- a CDS encoding PP2C family protein-serine/threonine phosphatase: protein MTANLTETLTLLLIEDDDGDAFLVEELLKQAVAPPRIFRARSLREARSKLTSQIQCVLVDLSLPDASRLEALDEVLAVASPHTAVLVLTGLRDVHVGVSAVQSGAQDYLVKGDVDARLLARSIRYAMERKRADLAQLKLVQAELTAKENARLEGALLPDPLLRTAAIEHMTRYLPGSGGTLAGDFFDTVQTPDGSVHVMVGDVCGHGPDEAALGVALRIAWRTLVLAGQTGDTLLRTLDMLLRAERKAPEIFTTLCMATISPDLGSARMRVVGHPPPVLVRDGAVEVVQGTPSGPPLGIFPDAEWAVLDVPLGAEWSMMLYTDGLIEAAVGEPSRFLGVDGLVELVREHGAIDLDRLITHVGTLSDDLAVVMLRRRQG, encoded by the coding sequence TTGACGGCAAATCTCACGGAAACGCTGACGCTGCTCCTCATCGAGGACGACGACGGAGACGCCTTCCTCGTCGAGGAGCTGCTGAAGCAGGCCGTGGCCCCGCCCAGGATCTTCCGGGCGCGGAGCCTGAGGGAGGCCAGGTCGAAGCTGACCTCCCAGATCCAGTGCGTGCTCGTGGACCTCTCGCTGCCCGACGCCAGCCGCCTGGAGGCGCTGGACGAGGTGCTGGCGGTGGCCTCACCGCACACGGCCGTGCTGGTGCTCACCGGGCTCAGGGACGTGCACGTGGGCGTCTCCGCCGTGCAGTCGGGCGCCCAGGACTACCTGGTCAAGGGCGACGTGGACGCGCGGCTGCTGGCCCGCTCCATCAGGTACGCGATGGAGCGCAAGCGCGCCGACCTGGCCCAGCTCAAGCTCGTCCAGGCGGAGCTGACGGCCAAGGAGAACGCCCGGCTGGAGGGCGCCCTGCTGCCCGACCCGCTGCTGCGTACCGCGGCGATCGAGCACATGACCCGCTACCTGCCGGGCAGCGGCGGCACGCTGGCCGGTGACTTCTTCGACACCGTGCAGACGCCCGACGGCTCGGTGCACGTCATGGTCGGCGACGTGTGCGGGCACGGGCCCGACGAGGCCGCGCTGGGGGTGGCGCTGCGCATCGCCTGGCGCACGCTGGTGCTGGCCGGGCAGACGGGCGACACGCTGCTGCGTACGCTCGACATGCTGCTGCGGGCCGAGCGCAAGGCCCCCGAGATCTTCACCACCCTGTGCATGGCCACCATCAGCCCCGACCTGGGCTCGGCCAGGATGCGCGTGGTCGGCCACCCGCCTCCCGTGCTGGTGCGCGACGGCGCCGTCGAGGTGGTGCAGGGCACCCCGTCGGGCCCGCCGCTGGGGATCTTCCCCGACGCGGAGTGGGCGGTGCTCGACGTGCCGCTCGGCGCCGAGTGGTCGATGATGCTCTACACCGACGGCCTGATCGAGGCCGCCGTGGGCGAGCCCAGCCGGTTCCTCGGCGTCGACGGCCTGGTGGAGCTGGTCCGCGAGCACGGCGCCATCGACCTCGACCGGCTCATCACCCATGTGGGCACCCTGAGCGACGACCTGGCAGTGGTCATGCTGCGGAGGAGACAAGGATGA
- a CDS encoding sensor histidine kinase translates to MSIHPLPPPKAPTGLGRLPVARWFVLLGVLAGVTFAAGVVIIMTMSTQAEALHPPPALAAQLDRLNAALIAVFALLVALGVGLAFMVRYAVLKPIDQLTAQVRTVAGGDFDHDLHVDRPAELAELSSHIDSMRARIVSAWRVATDQAEELRRSNGELEQFAYVASHDLQEPLRKVASFTQMLEQRYGPELDERARQYIHYAVDGAKRMQLLINDLLDFSRVGRVTGEKSDIDSGAALDRALENLSATVEDAGATVTRDELPRLRANELQLTQLFQNLIENAVKFRSEAPPRVHIGVRRDGEMWEFSCADNGIGVEPKYADRIFLIFQRLHARDVYPGTGIGLALCRKIVEYHGGQLWLDGDSDGHGATFRWTLPAAGGE, encoded by the coding sequence ATGAGCATCCACCCGCTTCCGCCGCCCAAGGCGCCCACCGGGCTGGGCAGGCTGCCGGTCGCCCGCTGGTTCGTGCTCCTCGGGGTGCTGGCGGGCGTCACGTTCGCCGCCGGAGTCGTGATCATCATGACGATGAGCACGCAGGCCGAGGCGCTGCACCCACCTCCCGCGCTGGCCGCCCAGCTCGACCGCCTCAACGCGGCGCTCATCGCGGTCTTCGCCCTGCTGGTGGCGCTGGGCGTCGGGCTGGCGTTCATGGTCCGGTACGCGGTGCTCAAGCCCATCGACCAGCTCACCGCCCAGGTCCGCACGGTCGCCGGCGGCGACTTCGACCACGACCTGCACGTGGACCGGCCGGCCGAGCTGGCGGAGCTGTCCAGCCACATCGACTCCATGCGCGCCCGCATCGTCTCGGCCTGGCGGGTGGCCACCGACCAGGCGGAGGAGCTGCGCAGGTCGAACGGGGAGCTGGAGCAGTTCGCGTACGTGGCCAGCCACGACCTCCAGGAGCCGCTGCGCAAGGTCGCCAGCTTCACCCAGATGCTGGAGCAGCGCTACGGCCCGGAGCTCGACGAGCGGGCCAGGCAGTACATCCACTACGCGGTCGACGGCGCCAAGCGCATGCAACTGCTGATCAACGACCTGCTCGACTTCTCCAGGGTGGGCCGGGTGACCGGCGAGAAGAGCGACATCGACTCCGGCGCGGCGCTGGACCGGGCGCTGGAGAACCTCTCGGCCACGGTCGAGGACGCCGGCGCCACCGTCACCCGCGACGAGCTGCCCCGGCTGCGCGCCAACGAGCTGCAGCTCACCCAGCTCTTCCAGAACCTGATCGAGAACGCCGTCAAGTTCCGCTCCGAGGCGCCCCCGCGCGTGCACATCGGGGTCAGGCGGGACGGTGAGATGTGGGAGTTCAGCTGCGCCGACAACGGCATCGGGGTCGAGCCCAAGTACGCCGACCGCATCTTCCTCATCTTCCAGCGGCTGCACGCGCGTGACGTGTACCCGGGGACCGGCATCGGGCTGGCCCTGTGCAGGAAGATCGTCGAGTACCACGGCGGGCAGCTCTGGCTGGACGGTGACTCCGACGGCCATGGCGCCACGTTCCGCTGGACGCTGCCCGCGGCTGGAGGCGAGTGA
- a CDS encoding response regulator codes for MNGWRPIEVLLVEDDQGDILLTKEAFDLNKVRNRLHVVNDGEQAMAFLRQDEGYAGAPRPDLILLDLNLPRMGGMEVLREVKADVMLRTIPVVILTTSEAEEDILHSYRLHANAYVSKPVDFEQFIRVVRQIDDFFVTVVKLPVQG; via the coding sequence ATGAACGGCTGGCGCCCGATCGAGGTGCTCCTGGTGGAGGACGACCAGGGCGACATCCTGCTCACCAAGGAGGCCTTCGACCTCAACAAGGTGCGCAACCGGCTGCACGTGGTCAACGACGGCGAGCAGGCGATGGCGTTCCTGCGCCAGGACGAGGGCTACGCCGGCGCGCCGCGGCCCGACCTGATCCTGCTCGACCTCAACCTGCCGCGGATGGGCGGGATGGAGGTGCTGCGCGAGGTGAAGGCGGACGTCATGCTCCGCACGATCCCGGTGGTGATCCTGACGACGTCGGAGGCGGAGGAGGACATCCTGCACAGCTACCGCCTGCACGCCAACGCATATGTCTCAAAACCGGTGGATTTCGAGCAATTTATCCGAGTTGTCCGGCAAATCGATGATTTTTTCGTCACTGTGGTGAAGTTGCCGGTGCAGGGGTAG